The Dioscorea cayenensis subsp. rotundata cultivar TDr96_F1 chromosome 18, TDr96_F1_v2_PseudoChromosome.rev07_lg8_w22 25.fasta, whole genome shotgun sequence genome includes the window AATGTCCAAAGATATCATGTTGCAATCCTTGTAAAAGCTGTGGTGTTTCATGTTGCTGCAAACCTCAATGCCCAGAAGGTTCATGTTGCTGCATACCTCAGTGCCCGgaatttccatgttgttgcggATTATCGTCGTGCTGTAAGATGTTTTCGTCGAGCTGCTGGCCGACATGTGGTAGTAAAGGTTCATGTTTGCCGGTCTCGTTGTTGTCGTCGTCCGAAATGCAGTTCATGCAGTGCATGCAGTGCAGGTACGTGTGGGTGCTGGAAATGGTTGTGCTGTTCTTGTCCGAGCATTTCATGCCCTGAGTACTCTTGTGGCTGTGTCTGGTCCTGGCCCAAGTGCCCAAAGTGTCTTGAATCATGCCTCTGCCCAAGCTGCAGCTCCGAAACTTGCTGTATTAGTGGTTGCCAATGTTAATATTTAACACCACTTTttgactattattattattattattattccttaTTGTTATCTTCTataaatacattattattattattattctctcAGTAACATTTTAATGAAgccatatttaaattttgtagaaatTTAATGATAAGATTATTTATTAGTCTTTATTAATTTGACACCAAATAATTGAAGTGATTTGGCAGCAAGTTCTAGTTACTTGCACTTTAAAGAAACAAACCACATCCCGACATAACTCGAGTTTGATGTGGAAAACGATCACCAcatttacaaaattattataatttttttttaaaaaaatataatatctgatttggtttgtttattattctctttttcttttttgactcTACTTCGGAAATACTCTGAAatagtctttttatttttttacatatctatttagtaattaaaaaaaataaattaattattgaatgtatttttttcgaGAATAAAAAGATCtaaaagagagaagagattAAAAGATTagagaaaagaaattaataaagtaCAGTATttactgattaaaaaaaatatataaataaataaaagacataggtatatatacataacaaaaagaaaaaaaatacatcaccCTTACCCAACCAATACAAACCCATTACCTTTGAGTGGGACCCACATATACACAAATCCCAATTAGTTCATTTCCCTATTCCCTTGTACAAaccaaaccacaaaaaaaaaccacaaacatGATCTCCACGTGTCCAACTCTAATCCGTCCAATCTCCCAATCCCAAGGAATCAATCAAATCCCCACCATTAAATCTAACAACTCTATATCCTTCCCTCCATTCTCACCTCCCTCTTCTCAACTCCCACCACCATGTCTTCTCTCCtccctctccttcttctcctcctccttctccttccctTCTCCATCTCCACCTCCATCTCCACCTACATCATCCACGTCAGCCCTAATTCCAAACCCTCATCGTCCCCATCTCTTCCTCACTACTTCTCCTGCCTTCTTCGCTCTATCCAACCTCGTTCTCTCCGCCACCCTCCTCCTCGTCTTCTCTACTCCTACTCCTCCGCCCTCTCCGGCTTCGCCGCCACTCTCTCCTCTTCCCAAGTCTCTGCTCTCCGTTCTCACCCTTCCATTCTCTCCATCCTCCCCGATCTCCCTCGCCATCCTCACACCACTCACACCCCTTCCTTTCTCCATCTCTCCAACTCCTCCGGCATCTGGCCTCAATCCGACTTCGCTTCAGACACCATCATCGCGGTTCTCGACACCGGCGTTTACCCTCACAACCATCCCAGCTTCTCCGACTCCGGCCTCCCTTCTCCTCCTTCGTCTTGGCGCGGATCCTGCGATTCCGGCCCTGGATTCCCCTCCTCCTCTTGCAATCGCAAGCTAATCGGTGCTCGATTCTTCTATAAAGGCTATGAAGCCGCGCTAGGGCATCCGATTGATGAATCTCGTGAATCGAAATCCCCTTTGGACACTGAGGGCCATGGAACCCATACATCCTCCACGGCCGCCGGCTCCTCCGTTACCGACGCCGGCTTCTTCTCCTACGCTCGCGGTCTCGCCCGCGGCATGGCCACCAACGCCCGCATCGCCGTGTACAAGATTTGCTGGGCTGCTGGTTGCTTCGATTCCGACATCCTCGCCGCGATGGACGCCGCCATCAACGATGGCGTCGATATCATCTCTCTTTCCGTTGGTGCTTCGGGTTTTGCCCCGAATTACTACCGTGATTCGATTGCGATCGGCGCCTTCGGCGCCGTTCGCCACGGCGTTGTCGTCTCTTGCTCCGCTGGGAACTCCGGCCCCGGCCCGCGCACTGCCGTGAACATCGCTCCTTGGATCTTAACCGTCGGAGCTTCCACCATCGATCGCGAGTTCCCCGCCGACGTTATTCTCGGCAACGGGGATGTTCTCGGTGGTGTTTCTTTGTATGCCGGCGAGCCTCTTGATTCCGATGGGATCCCGTTGATTTACGGCGGCGATTGCGGCTCCGCTGTCTGCCTTTCCGGCAGCCTCGACCCTTCGAAAGTTTCCGGGAAGATCGTTCTATGCGATCGCGGCGTCAACGCTCGAGTCGAAAAGGGCAGCGCCGTTAAGCTCGCCGGCGGTGCCGGCATGATCCTCGCCAACACCGCCGATAACGGCGAGGAGCTCCTAGCTGACTCCCACCTCGTTCCCCTGCCACCATGGTCGGCGAGAAGGCCGGAAACATCATCAGATCCTACATTCGATCCACCGACTCCCCGACCGCCACCATCGCCTTCCGCGGCACCATCATAAGCTCCTCTCCGGCGTCCCCTCAGGTCGCCGCCTTCTCCAGCCGCGGCCCCAACTTCCGCACGCCGGAGATCCTCAAACCCGACGTCATCGCTCCCGGTGTCAACATCCTCGCCGGCTGGACCGCCATAACCGCCCCCACCGACCTCGACATCGATCCCCGCCGCGTTCTCTTCAACATCATCTCCGGCACTTCCATGTCCTGTCCTCACGTCTCCGGCATCGCCGCCCTCCTCCGCAAAACTCACCCCAACTGGACTCCGGCAGCCATCAAGTCCGCTCTCATCACCACCGCCTACAACACCGACAACTCCGGCAACCTCATCAAAGACCTCGCCACCGGCGAGGACTCCACTCCATTCATCCGCGGCGCTGGCCATGTAGACCCCAACCGAGCTCTCGACCCAGGTCTCATCTACGACATCACCATCTTCGACTACCTTTCCTTCCTCTGCTCCATTGGCTACAACCATCAACAAATCTCCATCTTTACCAAAGACGAGCTCGCCGTGAACTGCTCCTCGCCGGAAACTCTCACAAATCCAGGTAATCTCAACTACCCATCATTCTCAGTAGTCTTTGATTCAATGAACAATGTGGTTAGTTATAAGAGAGTAGTAACTAACGTCGGAGCTGAAGCCGGAGGAGCTGTGTATGAAGCCGAGGTCTTCAGCCCCGACCGGAGTTGAAGTCAGTGTAGAACCAAGTAAACTAGAATTCAATTCAGTTGGCCAAAGTTTAGCATATAGTATTAGATTTTCTTCCACTTGGGGTTCGAATTTGGATAGTTCTTCTCCGGTTTCGTCTTTCGGTTGGATTGTTTGGTCGGACGGTGAGCATTCCGTTCGTAGTCCCATTGCTGTTACTTGGAATGCTGATGGAAtagtagaagaaggagaaggaggagtgGCTAGTGTTTGATggagtagtagtagtagtagtagtagttgtGGTAGTAGTGAGTGGGGGTGTTAAGAGGAGTATTGATTGGTGTTTGTGTTTTAGATAAATTAGAGATGGTTGGTTGGTTACTAGAGTGAGAGATGTGGGAATGAATTAGAGTGATTTCAGAATAACAAGTCTCTTTTGGATTCAGTTTCATTATGTTTTGGAAGATttaatacattatatatataatgtattattTAGGTCtagattttttagttttaatgaaagtttttatttttctcttttggcctattaattattattattattattacatgttCACTATAACCAATTCATAGTTAAAATCGCggctcttttttatttgtcgtgATTAATCGAAtctcacattaaaaaaaaaaattagttattttacaaaattttataaaaattaattatttttttaaaaatactcataatttatatttttatatttctctcgtttatttaattttaacaaaagagttgaatattaatattaagagtaattttagaaaaaaataataataatttttttattttaaaaaatgatatataaaaaggAATATAGACTTTGTTACTAATAAAAAGACACGGATggagtataattttttaaaattatttttattaaaaatttaacattatATACTGTTCTATTAGTTTCTCTCTTATTTTATCTTCTAGgtgtttattttttcaaaatttttaaaaaatatttcttttaattggtGAAAAAGTACATTAaatgaacaaattaaaaaaaatatttaatgttacaCAGATTCTCCACATTGAAATGCAGAAGGAAACAAGAAAAACTTctgaaaaaacatataaaaagaacaagaggaattattattattattattattatttactgaCAATGGGGATAAATCACTGGCTATATATGTTTCTATGTTTCTCTTTTGTGGATTGCTTTCAtaatttaatatgtttaatatCATACTTTTAtgtaaatgaaattattaattattctcaTCTCcaatgctaaattagcagactgtcatatttcttaataaaattttacaactttaataataataacgatAACAACATTTAAATAATGTTGTAAGAGATTTGagcaaataaataatgttttctctgtgaggaaaaaaaattaaaaaccaatctCTTGTAggtaacaattattaataatcacAGCCAAATAATGTTGgtttatatatctataatttaattattataatatagatttatttagttttatatttttgatatttttaatcttcttttactttttttactgCTGCTTTATTTAGgctttttaaagtttaaaacaTTTTGATTTTTGCTTTTGGTTTACTCCAACATCTGAATAACATAAGAAAATTGCATTTACTAGAAAATTTTGACACCAATGACAATATTTATAGACCATTTATTCATGATTTAAGCATGATAATGTACATAAGATGTGAACATATCGAAACTAATATCATCAATATTACTCGAAactaatttcattaattatatatatatatatatataaatataattttcatcatTCACTAAACATAAAGTTATGATTGGAAGAAGTATTTAGAAGCATTAGTTTTAACCCTTTGATGCTATGGAAATAGTTTaaggaaatatatttaaatgcatTACTTTTGATACAAtgttattagaaaaatatatcttaCAAACTTTTAGTACAATTCTTTTAAATAAACGAACAATTTACTacatcaataaataattataaatttaattatcttaataacgttttgttttcaaataaaagaaaatatttaaacctttaccGAGAAAGTTTTATACTAATGAATTATTGAGACCATTAAAACTGCATGCCTGTTTAGgaataacatatataatttaattaaaaataataatttaaattttttaatttaaaatatacttttaAGATACaattaaagtttaaaataaactaattcCATACAAACATAACAAGCAAaccaattttattaatataacttGTAATGACAAATTTACACACACATTACACAAATCAAGTATAAATCTGTTCAATTTACAGCAATTTGTTGACAAAGGTTGGTGCTTAAATACCAGAAAAActcaaactaaaaatatataatgatatatgcCTGTGAACGAAGGAAAGACCAATCctgcaaacaaaaaaataaaaaaagtttcaaGAAATGGAAATGAATTATAGCAAATGCCCACTGTTAAGTTTCAAGGATGAAGTAAATcatgaaataaaacaagaactCACAGCAATGCATTATGGTGATTTACTATGACATGAACAAGTTATAGCCGGAAACGTATAAAAAAATACCGATACGAGAGACATCgacaatttgaaaaatattctaAGGTTGAACTTGAAATATTATTCGAAAACTTAGTTTCTGCACACGgataacaaatattaaaatggaGAGCACTACTTCTTAAACAGATgagaaactaaaaacaaaactaGCATAACATATTTCCTAAGTATGTCAAATCTAGTACAACAAGATTAACTTCTCAGTTAAATAGCCACAGTATGGAAAAATCTCTGAAGAACACTAGTTCCGATTCTCTTGTGAACCtgcttttgaaaagaaaaaaaaaaaaaatgggtgaTATCCAACTCTTGGTTAAATAGCTTCAACTTAACATCAATTCAATCAAATTGAAACCaagaagagattttttttttctttattggatATGAACTTCATAGTCTACCTACCTTACAACGCGGTCATACTTACAAATTTGCTGCAAATCCGTTTCTCAATCTTTCAAAATTGAGACTACCTCTGTTGCTAATTGAATTTGCAACgagttttttttagaaatggaaTTTTCCCGTTTTAAATCCACTAAAATAAATTAGCAACAAATTTTGCTGATTTAGAAACTAaaaattccgtttctaaattgGAATTCTTTTGTAGTGATTGGAGTTGGAACTTTTTGTATTACAATGTGAACAAAccacccccacacacacacacatccgTGTTTATTATTAGATCTTAATCatgcattgaaaaaaaaaaactcgaaCCTCCCACATGGGAATCAAGTGTCTTACCGCTAGGCTATTACCAAAGTGACGAGCTTAAACTTTTTTGTCCCAAGACTCACCTTATATTATGTTTGAAGCATTTCAATGTATATGATTTGAAACTTATAAATAGCCTCTACCGTTATGGTCAAGAGCATGCCAATCATTATATTGGCCAACAGATACAACAGAACTATGAAGATAAGCCTACACATAGTGACTTACATTTCCACATTTTGATTAGCTAAGGCCAAAGGCAAAAATACACAAAGCAAAGCAAACCAAAGAGATATTGTGTCATCCATTCAAAGAGGAATTAACCTTAAATCTCCATCAAACTATGTTATTTTTCCCATTTTAAGATCAATgtgaaaaaagaaatgattttttCCAAACGcctcataaaaaataacagaaagtGGCAAAGGAACTAGACATCCAGAAAAGCatcttacaaaagaaaaaagcagACATCTGCCTTCAGGATTTTCGCATTAGAAGATATTTTTATACTGAACAAAGTCATTGCACAAAACTTGAAAGCAAAACCTTCTTCTGTCCATTTCCTAACTACTACAACCACCCAAAGCACCAATTTTCTTAATAAACAGGAAGTCATCAAATGCTAATACTTTACAAATAAGCACGAAGACCAATTAATAGcttgttaaataaatattaatcctaacataatttataaatttcacAAGAGAAAGCACAATCTACATGCTCCCCCAACCACAATATAACTAGCTCTTGGCAAAAAAGACGAAATTTCATAATCTACATTACACCATACTTGCAAATTTGTTGCAAATCCATTTCTCAACTTTGAAAAAAACTACTACTTCTGTTGCTAATTAAGCATTTGTTTCAAAACtgaatttttcttgtagtgttggAGCTTGAACTTTGTCTCAAGATTCATTCTTCTATTACATTTTAACCATTTAAATCTACCATTTGAAACTTATAAACAGCCTCTACCATTATGGTCCAGAGTATGTCAATCATTACATCGGTCAACTCAACAGATACACTACACAAAGTAACACACATTTCCACATTTTGATTTGCTAAtgccaaatgaaaacatacacAAAGCAATGCAAGCAGATATAGTGTCATCCATTCGAAGAGGAATTACCCTTAAATCTCCATCAAATTATGTTATTTTCCCCATTTTAAGATTGATGTGGAAAAAAAGGAATGATCTTTCCaa containing:
- the LOC120282112 gene encoding LOW QUALITY PROTEIN: subtilisin-like protease SBT1.4 (The sequence of the model RefSeq protein was modified relative to this genomic sequence to represent the inferred CDS: deleted 3 bases in 2 codons), with product MSSLLPLLLLLLLLLPFSISTSISTYIIHVSPNSKPSSSPSLPHYFSCLLRSIQPRSLRHPPPRLLYSYSSALSGFAATLSSSQVSALRSHPSILSILPDLPRHPHTTHTPSFLHLSNSSGIWPQSDFASDTIIAVLDTGVYPHNHPSFSDSGLPSPPSSWRGSCDSGPGFPSSSCNRKLIGARFFYKGYEAALGHPIDESRESKSPLDTEGHGTHTSSTAAGSSVTDAGFFSYARGLARGMATNARIAVYKICWAAGCFDSDILAAMDAAINDGVDIISLSVGASGFAPNYYRDSIAIGAFGAVRHGVVVSCSAGNSGPGPRTAVNIAPWILTVGASTIDREFPADVILGNGDVLGGVSLYAGEPLDSDGIPLIYGGDCGSAVCLSGSLDPSKVSGKIVLCDRGVNARVEKGSAVKLAGGAGMILANTADNGEELLADSHLVPATMVGEKAGNIIRSYIRSTDSPTATIAFRGTIISSSPASPQVAAFSSRGPNFRTPEILKPDVIAPGVNILAGWTAITAPTDLDIDPRRVLFNIISGTSMSCPHVSGIAALLRKTHPNWTPAAIKSALITTAYNTDNSGNLIKDLATGEDSTPFIRGAGHVDPNRALDPGLIYDITIFDYLSFLCSIGYNHQQISIFTKDELAVNCSSPETLTNPGNLNYPSFSVVFDSMNNVVSYKRVVTNVGAEAGGAVYEAEVSAPTGVEVSVEPSKLEFNSVGQSLAYSIRFSSTWGSNLDSSSPVSSFGWIVWSDGEHSVRSPIAVTWNADGIVEEGEGGVASV